Within Epilithonimonas zeae, the genomic segment TTGTCGCCAATAGTTTTCACTTTCTTCATTTGACCTTCGCCCATATCGATTTTGATCTGTTCATTTTCCGGCAGCTCTTCTTTGTCATCCACATAGACTGAAGCGATAATCACATCGTTTTGAAGAATCGGTAAAATATCATCCTGACTCCAGACAAATTCCTCCATTTTTCGGCAATTTTCGCAACCATAACCAGTGAAATCAATCAAAACAGGCTTGTTTTCTTTCTTAGCTACTTCTATCGCTTCAAAATAATTATGATAAGGCTTTAAGCCAAGAATTCCGTCTTTCTCTTCGTGGAAATAACTCACGTTTAATGGCGGTAAAATCCCACTTAGCAATTGTAATTTTGGTTTTTCTGATGGAATCAATCCTTGAATCAAATACGCTACAAACACAATTCCGAAAACACCCAGAATTCTTCTTCCTAAACTAATTTTCGGTTTTTTATCATCGTGAGGAAATCTGATTTTCCCAAATAAATAAACCACTAATCCAATCGCAATGATAATCCAAAGCACGATGAACAATTCTCTTTTCAGCAAGAATGTTTTGGAAACCAAATCTGCTTTTGACAAGAATTTCAAAGCCAAAGCCAACTCTATAAATCCAAGAACAACTTTCACAGTGTTCATCCAGCCGCCGGATTTTGGTAAACTTTGCAACGCTTGAGGAAATAACGCTAACAATCCGAAAACCAATGCCCAAGCCAATCCAAAACCAGCCAAAGCAAACGTTAATAATGTCGGAACATTAGTCGCTCCAGCAACAACACCACCTAATAAACTTCCTAAAATTGGACCTGTACAAGAGAACGAAACAATCACTAAAGTCAAAGCCATAAAGAAAATCCCAATCAACCCGCCCGCTTCTTCCGCTTTGGAAGATTTGTTAGCGATAGAACTTGGCAATGTAATTTCGTAATATCCGAAAAAGCTCAATGCAAAGAATAAAAATATGGCGAAGAAAAATAAATTCAGCCAGATATTAGTTGAAATCTGATTGAAAATATTACCCGAAATTCCATCAATAATATGAAATGGAATACTCAATAAAACGAAAATCAGCAAAATAAAGAAACCGTAAATAAACGCATCTCTTTTTCCTTTTGCTTTGTCTTTGTTCCCTTTTGTAAAGAACGAAACCGTCAACGGAATCATTGGGAAAACGCAAGGTGTCAACAACGCAATTAGTCCGCCTAAGAATCCTAAACCGAGAACCAACCAATTGTCATCATTTGGTTTTTGCTGAGCAGCTCCGCAATTCGTCAAAGGATTTTTGAAGTCCAGAGAATTAACTTTCAAACCTTCTTGTTTGGCAACAGCAGGCGTTTCAATATTTGTAGGTTTTAGAATTGTTCCTACTTGTCCTGCCGGAGCGACTTCGTAAACTGTATCTTTTGTTTTTTCTAAAGTTCCTTCAGGAGCAACAGCCGTTTTACTTCCTTCAATTTGTTTTTCAAATTCTAAAGTATTTGGTGCCAGACAAACGCGGTCATTACAAGTCTGATACATTATTTCAGCTGTAATTGTTGCTGGTTTTGTCGCATCTTTTGGTTTGAATTTTTGCTTGAAAACGACTTTGTTTGAATAATAAACAATCTGAGCACCAAAAGCTTCCGAAAACTCATCGTGTTTTTTTCCTATTTCCTGAACTTTTCCAAGCAATTGAATTCCCTGTTTTGAAGTAATTTTAAATTCAGTTGGGATTCCGGAATCTGGTGGCAAATCTTGCGAATAAATATGCCATTTATCTTCAATAGTTCCAGTTAAAACTGCTTCATATTCGTCTTTCCCAACAGATACAACATCGAATTTGAACTTAATCGGGTTTTTTATCTGTGCATTGAAAATAGTTATTATTAATAGAAAAAGTGTTGACAACACCAGTTTGAAATCTTTCATTTTTTGATATTAAATTTTTACTTCCAGAGAATCCGAATTTTCAGAACTGAATCTCCCGTCCTGACGTAAAGGCAATACACCTAAAATTTGGTCATTCGTATCACAAAGAAGCCAGATTTTTTGCTTCGCTAAAATAGACAATTTTTCATCCTTAAAAAACTTCGAAATTTTCTTTTTACCAATCATTCCAATAGGAAAAAACAAATCACCTTCCTGTTTTTTTCTCAATTTCAAAGGTATTTGAATCTTATTTTTATCAATTTTCCAAAAACAAGTACCGAATTCCTGAATCTCACTTTTAATATTTTGAGGAATTACGATTTCATCATCAACAATTTCAAGCAAAACTTCTTCTAAATCCTCACTTCTGACTTCTAGCTTATCACTAAAAATCAATTCGTTTCTATTAATGATTAAGTGAAATTCAGAATTGAAAAATGAACTTCCGGTTTGCGCAGTGAGAACTTTCTGCATTTCGTTTTCATCATTGAAACCAAATCTTTTCAAAATCTCATATCGAATCAATTCAGATTCTTCTGAGAATTTTTGTTTATCGATTATGATTTGATTTTTGCTGGAATTTATTTTGAGAACTTCAATTTTCTCATTCACGGATTCATCAATAAAATCTTTAGCCTGATTAATATAATTGATACTTTTTGAAAAATTGGTCAGAAAATCCGGATTTACTTTTTCCAATTCAGTAACGATATTGTGCCGGATTTTATTCCTTAAATAATCTGTTTTCTGGTTGGATTGATCTTCCCGGAATTCAATCTGATTCTGTTTTGCAAAATCGTAAATCTCTTCCTTAGAAAAATCAAGAAGCGGACGAATAATTCCATTTTCATTTTTCGGAATTCCACTCAAACCTCGGATTCCTGAAGCTTTAGAAAGATTAATGATAAAAGTTTCCAATTGGTCATTCAGATGGTGTGCCGTGACTAAAAAATCAAGATTTTCTTTCTTCTGAATTTCCCTAAAAAAACGATAACGCAATTCTCTCGCCCAATTTTGAATTGAATTTTCCGGTTTCTTATCAACCTCCGAAACGTCATACAAATGAAAAGGAATCTGATGTTGGTCACAAAAGTTGGAAACCAGCTTTTGATCGAGCTTAGAATCCTCATTACGAAGATGATAATTGATGTGTGCAATTTGAAAATTAAATCCTGAAACCTGAAATAAATCAGCCAAAACCATAGAGTCCACTCCTCCACTTACAGCCAAAAGGTATGTTTTTTGTTGTGGTTGGTTGAGCATTTGCTCTAACAGATTTTGAAATTTTAAGAGACTTAACACAATTTTATAACGAAACATTAAGTTATAAGCACAAATATACAGTTATTAATTCTTACTTTTGAAACGATTTAAAAACCAATAACCGCTCAATAAAAACAATAAAACAAATAAATATTTACTATGAGATTATTTAAAATTTTGACCATTACAGCCGTGGGACTTTCCCTTGCTTCTTGTGTCAGCAAAAAACAATTCGATGCACTTAATCTGAACTACAAACAATGTATAGAAGATGCGGGTGAAAGAATGCGCCAAATCCAAGATTTGAAAGGAGAAAACTCTTCTTTGAAAGGTCAGAATGACTTGCTAGTTGGACAAAACAACGCTCTTAAATCCAGTTTGGATGCTTGTTTATCTAACGCAGGAAAAGGTTCTGCGAACATTGATAAATTAGTTGGAGAAATCAACGCTTCCAATGCTTACATCAAGCAATTGATTTCTGGAAAAAGTAAAAACGACAGTTTGAATTTGGCTTTATCTAACAAGTTAAAACGTTCTCTTGATAATGTAGCTGACCAAGATGTAGATGTGAAAGTTCTAAAAGGTGTGGTATTGATTTCATTATCAGACAAAATGCTTTACCAAGTTGGAAAATATGACATCCAACCAGCTGCAGCAGATGTTTTAGCGAAAGTTGCTAAAGTAATCAACGATTACGATACTTATAGTGTTTTGATTGAAGGTAACACAGATAACACGCCATTGAACAGTGCCAACGCGCCAAGAGACAACTGGGATCTTTCCGCATTGAGAGCGACTGCCGTTGCCAAAGTTCTTCAAAATCAGTTTGGTGTGAATCCTAACAGAATCACGGCTGGTGGTAGATCCGAGTACAACCCTAAAACGACAAACGCATCAGTTTCCGGACGTGGAGAAAACCGTAGAACGGAAATTATCATTATGCCAAAATTGGATGAGTTTATGAAGTTGATGGACATTGCTCCAGTAAAAAAATAAATAATAAAAGATGAATGATAATTAATAATTCATTCAGGATTTATAAAACTAACCTTGTCAGAAATGGCGAGGTTTTTCTTTTTTATTTGGGGCAGCATTATCCGTCTCCCGTTCATAATCTTTTTTTGCCTAAGCTTTCCAAAAGGAAAAAGGATTTCCACACAAGCCGGGCTGCAGATTCGACATCAATACAACATCGATCATAACTTAAACATTTAGTACCTTTGAACCTCAAACCAAAAACTCCGAACTCCTAATGAGTTATTTCGAAGAATTAGATAAAGAAATGGACAGATACTTGGAAGAAACCGCTTCCGAAGAACCTGCCATTCTCAAAAAATTAAGAAAAGAAACTTATCAGAAAACGACTCAACCACATATGATTTCCGGTTATCTTCAAGGTCGTCTTTTGAGCATTTTATCACATATTATCCAGCCAAAAAATGTTTTGGAAATCGGGACTTTTACAGGTTACGCAGCGTTGAGTATGGCAGAAGGCATACCGAAAGATGGGAAAATCTACACGATTGATAAGAATGAAGACCTAGCTTATATTCCACAAAAATACTTTTCAGAAAGTGATTACAAGGATCAAATCGAATTCATCATTGGTGATGCGAAAGAAGAAATCAAAAAACTGGATAAAGTTTGGGATTTGATTTTCATAGACGCGGACAAGGAAAGCTATCTGGAATATTTGAAACTCATCAAACCCAATCTCCGCTCGGGAAGTATCATTTTGATTGACAACGTTCTTTGGTACGGAAAAGTCCTTGAAAATAATCCGAAAGATAAACAAACAGAGCAAATCAAACTCGTGAATAAAATCATCGCCGAAGATTCTGATTTCGAAAATCTAATCTTACCTTTGCGAGACGGATTACACTTGATTAGAAAGAAATAATTCGTATTTTTAAATTCATAATTGATTGAAATGAATAAAGGCATTTGCAATGTTTCCATCGCGCCACTGAGAGCAGACAGTTCTGACAAAAGCGAAATCGTATCCCAACTACTTTACGGTGAGTCTGCGGATATCATCGAGGTTAAAGATAATTGGACCAAAATCATAACGCATTATGATAATTACGAAGCGTGGATGGACACAAAACAAATTTCGCCTGTTTCTGATGAATTAATAACATCAAGAAAAAGAAATCTTGTGAAAGAACCTTTCCAATCTACAATGACGGAAAGTGGAAAAGTACTTTTATCAATGGGTTCTGAAGTTAATTTTGAAACGACTGCGCCGACTCGCGGACGTGACCTCAGCGAAAGTATTGTAAATTGTGCTAAAGAGTTTCTAAATGTTCCTTATTTGTGGGGCGGAAAAAGCTTTTTCGGAATCGATTGCAGTGGTTTTACGCAAATTATTTATAAAATACACGGCATCAAAATACCAAGAGATACTTATCAGCAGGCAGAACTCGGAGAGGCATTAACTTTTATCGAAGAAGCAAAACCAGGCGATTTGGCATTTTTTGAAAATTCTGAGGGAAGGATTATCCACGTCGGCTTTATTCTGGCAGACCAAAAAATCATCCACGCTCACGGAAAAGTGAGAATTGACAGTTTAGATTCCACTGGGATCTTCAATAAAGACCAAAATAAGCATACCCATAAATTGAGATTCATCAGGTCTTATTTTTAAAATAAAAGCTTCCAAATCTGGAAGCTTTTTCTATTTATTTTAAGGGAAAAATCAACTGAGTAAATTTCTGTTCTTCATTTCTTCTTTTATTTTCCCATAGCTAAAAATATTAGCAATTACCAAAGGAATAAAAGTTAATGGCAAAATTGTAAAAACGCCAAATCCCTTACTAACTGTGATATAAAGGCAAGTTATAAGAAGCAAAATAAAAATACTGAAAAAGATTTTTAAAAACATCCTTGCTTGCTTGAATGACTTTTGTAATTCTTCATTCGATAATTCGGTGAGGTTTTGTGACTGTTTCATTACTTTATTTCTCAACTGTACTACAATTTGAATTCCAATTTGACATTGAAGAATCTTCCTGTCAATCTAACCGGCACCGGATAATACAATTGTGGCGAAGAATTCACGTCACTGATCCATTGGTTGGCAATCGTATTATTAATATTAAATGCATTGAAAATCTGAACGCCTAAAGTCAGTTCTTTAAATTTGCCCCAGAAATTACCACTTGCCTTGTTGTCTTTTTGGTCAATAAAGACTTTCGTCAGACCAATATCAACTCTTTTATAAGAAGGTAAAGTTTTCTGGTAACGGTAAGCTGCCAGATAATCCGGCAAACCTGCTGCATCAAATAAAACCGGTGTTCCAGAATTAATTCCGCTGGCGAAGGTCAGCGTTAAATTAACTCTCATACTTGGAAACTTCGGCATATAATCCTGGTAGAACATAGAAAAACGGAAACGCTGATCCGTAGGTCTAGGAATATATCCGTTTCCATCAATATTTTCATAAACTCTCGCATAGCTTGCAGAAATCCAAGAATCAACTCCCGGAACAAACTGCCCGAATAATCTTGCATCCAAACCATAAGCATAACCTTCCGCATTATTTTTACCGGAATATCTTACTCTTACATTATCCAGATAATATGGAATTAAATTTTCCATTTTCTTGTAATAAGCTTCGGTTGTCAATTTGAAAGGTTTTCTGTTATCATTATTTCCAATCTTGAATTCATAGTCGTTGGCAATGATGATCTGATAAGATTTTTGAGCTTTGATATCCGAATTGAAACTTCCTGTCAGATCCTTAATCTCCTTATAGAAAGGTGCCTGATAATAGACACCTCCGGAAACTCGGAACAACATATCCATATCCCAGTTAGGTTTGATGGCAAATTGTGCTCTTGGACTAAACAAGGTTTCTTTATTATAACTCCAGTTCTGAACTCTTGCTCCACCATTAACAAAGATTCTGTTGCTTCCCCAATAGAATTTTTTAGAGAATTGAGCATAAGCAGAAATTCTTGTCGGTGTAATATTGTTTTGTCCTGCGATGTAATATTTAAGATTAAGATCAGAAGTATCAAGATTTCCAGGAATAACGAAATCTCTAGGATTGCTGTAACCGATAGAATCTACAAACTGCCACTCATTGGTGAAATCCTTAATCGTTTCTCTTTCGAATTTTGCACCAACTTCTATATCGGTATTGACATCCGGGGAGAATTTGGTTCTGAATTGAGAACCAACAACTCTAACTAATAAGTCATTCCTTGCGTGATCGATTTGGCCACCTGCATCATAGCCTGCAACAGGATTTCCTTCCTCATCAAATGCTTCCAAGATATAACCAGAAGCCAAAGAATAGTATTCTCTTTCTCTGTTTTGGTAAGCAAAATTATCTAAACTGAACTGCCATTTTTTACTAGGTTTGAAGTTAACGCTTACCGTTCCCATCATATTTTTGTACTGATCATCTTCTTGCCCGTTGTAGAAAACAGTCAGTTTTAGAGGCTGTAAAAGACTACCAAAATCCACTTCTTTCTGCTTCGGAACCATCTGATAATCGTTTTTTGCATAGTAACCTAAGAAAGACAGAGACCACTTTTCATTGAACTGATAATTAAGATAGGTCTGCAAATCCATATATCGTGGATTGAAATCTGTATCTTCATTCAGAGTATTAAGAACCAAATTGGTATTTCTATAACGTGCAGAAACTAATCCTGTAAATTTTTTATCTTTTGATGCAAAACCAGTTGTCAAACGTCCGCCAATCAAACTTGCTTCTCCGGAAAGTTCGAATTTCTCAGGTTGTCTGTAATAAATATTAAGCGCAGAAGACATTTTATCACCATATCTCGGTTCAAACCCACCCGCAGAAAAGTTGATCATCCCTACCATATCAGGATTGATGATACTCATCCCTTCCTGCAAAGAGTTACGAGTCAAAAACGGACGATAAAGCTCAACATCATTAATGTAAATTAAGTTCTCATCATAATTTCCACCTCTTACCATAATCTGGGAAGATAACTCGGAATTGGAATTGACCGATGGTAAACTTTTCAAAAGGCCTTCCACGCCACCTCCTAAAGAAGCCACTTCTCTCGCTTCTTTCACAGATATCTCAACCGAAGTCAAATCATTGGTTTTACGGATTCCTTTTTTCTGGAAAACAACTTCCTGAATCTCTGTAGCATTAGCCACTGGTAAGAAAAGAACATTAACAGTTTGAGATTTTGGTGATGTTTTGATGGTTTTAGAAAAACCTTTGAAGTTTTCTTTTTGCACTTTCAGTTCTTTTTCAGAATCAGAAAGCGGAATTCTTACAAAACCGTTTTTATCGGTCTGATAAGTCTGGTCATTATAGGTAACCTCAGCTTCTGAAACTGCTTTACCGTCTTCATCGAGAACTTTTAAATTGATTTGAGAAAATGCCAAAACGGGCAAAAAGAAAAGAATTAAAAGAATATTTTTCAATGCGTATATTTTTAAACTAAATTTAAATTATTTTTTCTAATTTCCTTAAAGGATTACCTATATAAACCCCTTCTTGATGAATATTTTTTGTTACAACGGCACCCATTCCAATTGTTACATTATCACAAATTTCAACACCATTTTTTACAGTAGCATTGGTCCCAAAGTAAACGTTATTTCCAAATTTACAATCTCCACTTATATTAACACCAGGTGCTGTAGTAAAATAATCCCCTATAATACAGTCGTGACCTATAGTTGTATTGAGATTAATTTGACTATGTTTTCCTATCATAACATTAGTTGTAATAATTGATCCTGCAGTTACAATACCTCCCTCACCGATGATATTCTCATCATCCATTATCAACGCATTTTCATGAATCAATGTTAAATAAGAAGTATCTGTAGGCAGCCTTTCAACAATACTTTTTCTTGTTAACGGATTACCAACCCCTATTATTACGTGATATTCTTGAGAATTAAATTCATCAAATGACATTATTGGAAATTTAGTTTGATTTTTAATCAATTTATCCAAATTATCATCCATAAAGAAAATCTCATTTTTTTGAATTTCTAAAATGGAAAAAAAATTACTGTAGCTATAATAAATTTCTCTACCGAAACCTCCTGCACCAATAATGCAAATTTTTTTTATCATAAATCTTGTGTGTTATGACAAAAATAAATAATAAATAACAAAACCTTAAGAATATTTTAGAAATATTTAAGGTTTATTTCTAACTCATAAAAAAAGCCCGAATAAATCGGACTTCAATTTTATAATATCGCTTCTCTGATTCTTGTCAGTTTCCCAAGCAAGTCATCAAGCAAATCTAATTTCAACATATTCGCACCATCAGATTTCGCTACAGAAGGTTCGGGATGGGTTTCGATAAATAATCCGTCAGCTCCAACTGCAATTCCAGCTTTGGCAATCGTTTCAATCAACTCTGGTCTTCCGCCCGTCACGCCAGAATTTTGATTCGGTTGTTGAAGAGAGTGCGTTACATCCAAAATCACCGGAGAATATTCCCTCATTGTCGGTATTCCACGGAAATCTACAACCAAATCACTGTAACCAAACGTATTTCCTCTTTCGATAATTGCCGTTTTATCATTTCCGGAATCTTTCACTTTCTGAACAGCAAATTTCATTGCTTCTGGTGAAAGAAACTGTCCTTTTTTAAGCGTCACTGCTTTTCCAGTTTCTGCTGCTGCAATCAACAAATCGGTTTGTCTAACTAAGAAAGCCGGAATTTGCAAAACATCCACATATTCTGCAGCCAAAGCGGCGTGCCCATTCTCGTGAATATCTGTTGTCGTAGGAATATTGAAGGTCTCTCCCACTTTTTTAAGAATCTTCAAAGCTTTCTCGTCACCGATTCCTGTGAAAGAATCTACACGGCTTCTATTTGCCTTTCTGAAAGATCCTTTGAAAATATAAGGAATATTGTATTTGTCGGAAAGCTTCACGATATGTTCTGCAATCTGCAAAGCCATTGTTTCATCTTCGATTGCGCAAGGTCCTGCAATCAAGAAAAAGTTCTTGGAATCTTTGTGATGAATCTTATCTAAATATTGTATCATTTTTTTGATTTTAAATTATAAAGTTCAGATTGTTTTATGTCTGAAAATCGAATACAAATATACGGAATTAATGCAGGAAAACCTTTTCCAACTCAAACTATCGAAAGGGTTGAAATTATCTATTTATTAAGTTTATTAATAATCTTTTCGAACGTATTCACATTCCTGCTCGTCATTTTATCTTTCAGACTTTTCTTGCCAAGAATTTTCCCGAAATTAGAATCTAAAGTCTGTCCTTTCGGAACTTGCCAATAGAATATATTGTTGACGATTTTAGCTTTCTCTCCTTCTGCTTTGCTTGATTTCTCAAATTCTTCCAACAATGTTTCTTCTACTTTTTCTGAACCGAGGAAAACGTAATTATGAAAATTCTCGATTGTTGGAAATGGGTCATTTTTTAAAATTTCAATAACTTCTTTTTCATTTTTGATGAAAAGAAAAGCTTCGTAATTGAAATGATCTGACATTGCTTTTTCCAAAATCTTCTTTAATTCCACAGAATCTTTATCGGATTGAAACAGAATATTCCCACTCGCCAAAACCGAAGATACGTTTTGGACACCTGCATCAGTAAAGACTTTGCAGACATCTGCCATTTTCATATTGGTTCCTTTAACATTCACGCCACGGAGGAAAGCAAAAAAGTTGTTCATAGTTGATAGTTGATAGTTGATAGTTGATAGTTGATAGTTGATAGTTGATAGTTGATAGCAAAATTACACTTTAAAACTTTGACTGAGTGATAATATTTAAAACAAAAACCCTTTCAGAGCTCTAACTCTGAAAGGGTTGGTATAGTTTCAGTAGATAACTCTCTACTGCGTGACTTTCATCAATTGTTTTGTGATGTTATCCATCTTTTCAGCTTCGTAAGTCGTATCGTAATCTTTCATAATATCAAACAGATACGAGTAGAATGATGTTACTTTCTGTACATCATCTGCTTTTTTGAAAGCTTTCTCTTTGCCCATCTCCTGCAAATCCTTAATGAATGTATTGAATCTCTTATCAATGACATTCAGAGAGTTGACAAGATATTCATAACCTTTGTCTTTCTGACCGATTTTATTGTAAGCATCCGAAACTGCACCCACAACAAGGGAATATTCCATTGGTTTGGTTTTCATCTGTCTTGCTGCATAAACCTGGAACTTAGGAGATAATCTTGTGTAATAATCGTACTCTTCGAAGATTCCTTTCTTAAGGTCTTCTGCCAGTTTCAGTCCTTTTTGCTCTTGTCCTGCAACGATATAAGCGTAAACAATAGAACTCAAAGACCTTGGGTCATTATATTTTGAAACCGGGATTTCTCTGCTTGCCAAATCCAGAATTTCAATTGCCTTTTGCTTCTCACCTTTCAGCACCAATGCCTCAGCCGCTCTACTTGCCGATGATCTGTAACCGATGATATTCTGCGTACAAGTTTCGTCAAAATGGACTTTCAAATCTTTGAAATTACCCCATCTGTAATTTTTCACAATGTTGTAAAGCTCGTCCGCATTCACCATTCCTAACTCGCCATCCGGAGACTCTTCGGTTTTGATTGGAACCAATCTGTAGCTGAATCCATCAAACTTAAGATAATTGGACAAGAAGAATAGATTACTTCCGTCATAAATCCCACCGCTTGAGAAGTTGATTGGGCGTTTCCAATCGAAGTTGGCCAGGATATCCAGCATCATCATATTATTCTTGAACATACTAGAACCTTTATAATCGATGACGATTTGCTTTTCTGCTTTCTGCGCTTCGGCAGGCGTGATAATTCCTGATTTAACGGCATTATTGACATTGACTGGAAGTACAAATTTGGAAACCGGAAGGAAGTTGAATTTCTGATAACGCTCTTCTCCGAAAATCATTTTCACGATTTCATCTTTTTCCGGCGATTTCATTTTCAGGAAGTTAACAGCTTCCTTCATCGTGATCGAATCCTGAGTCAGATATTTTCTGAAGGCTGCAAATTCTGTATCCGGTGCGCCTTGGTCTTTTAGATTAGCAAAAATATTAGACCAATCGTCTTTCGTCATCATATAAACCTGGTCATTGGAACCTTCACGATAATCTTCGTGAGTCAAAGTTGACGGAACAGGCATAGAGTTATATGTTCTTCTTTTAACCTGATCGATATTCCAAGGCGTAGATAACAATGTAAAATTCACAACTTTTACGTCTGGACGAAATTCCTCAGTCTCCTGAATGGCCCAAACCGGATAGGTATCATTATCACCATAAACGAACATTATTCCGTTTTTAGGCAAAGATTTCAAACTAGAATAAGCATAATCGTAAGCTGTGTAACGCCCGCTTCTGTCGTGAACATTATAGTTCTG encodes:
- a CDS encoding DUF1697 domain-containing protein, translating into MNNFFAFLRGVNVKGTNMKMADVCKVFTDAGVQNVSSVLASGNILFQSDKDSVELKKILEKAMSDHFNYEAFLFIKNEKEVIEILKNDPFPTIENFHNYVFLGSEKVEETLLEEFEKSSKAEGEKAKIVNNIFYWQVPKGQTLDSNFGKILGKKSLKDKMTSRNVNTFEKIINKLNK